Proteins found in one Elephas maximus indicus isolate mEleMax1 chromosome 11, mEleMax1 primary haplotype, whole genome shotgun sequence genomic segment:
- the FOXA3 gene encoding hepatocyte nuclear factor 3-gamma, with the protein MLGSVKMEAHDLAEWSYYPEAGEVYSPVTPVPTMGPLNSYMTLNPLSTPYPPGGLPASPLPSGPLAPPAPAAPLGPTFPGLGAGSSGGSSSGYGGPGLGLVHGKELAKGYRRPLAHAKPPYSYISLITMAIQQAPGKMLTLSEIYQWIMDLFPYYRENQQRWQNSIRHSLSFNDCFVKVARSPDKPGKGSYWALHPSSGNMFENGCYLRRQKRFKLEEKVKKGGNGTSTGRNGTGSATTTATTAAATAASPPPQPHPLPPEPEVQRGEDVGALDCGSPTSSTPYFTGLELPGELKLDAPYNFNHPFSINNLMSEQTPAPPKLDVGFGSYGAEGGEPGVYYQGLYSRSLLNAS; encoded by the exons ATGCTGGGCTCGGTGAAGATGGAGGCCCATGACCTGGCCGAGTGGAGCTACTACCCCGAGGCGGGCGAG GTCTACTCCCCGGTGACCCCAGTGCCCACCATGGGCCCCCTCAACTCCTACATGACCCTGAACCCCCTGAGCACTCCCTACCCCCCGGGGGGTctccctgcctctccactgccctCCGGACCCCTGGCGCCCCCAGCCCCCGCAGCCCCCCTGGGGCCTACCTTCCCAGGCCTGGGTGCCGGTAGCAGTGGGGGCAGCAGCTCCGGGTATGGGGGCCCAGGCCTGGGGCTGGTGCATGGGAAGGAGCTGGCGAAAGGGTACCGACGGCCCCTGGCCCACGCCAAGCCGCCCTATTCCTACATCTCGCTCATCACCATGGCCATCCAGCAGGCGCCGGGCAAGATGCTGACGCTGAGCGAGATCTACCAGTGGATCATGGACCTCTTCCCTTACTACCGGGAGAACCAGCAGCGCTGGCAGAACTCCATCCGCCACTCGCTGTCCTTCAACGACTGTTTCGTCAAAGTTGCACGCTCCCCGGACAAGCCGGGCAAGGGCTCCTACTGGGCCCTGCACCCCAGCTCAGGGAACATGTTCGAGAACGGCTGCTACCTGCGCCGCCAGAAGCGCTTCAAGCTGGAGGAGAAAGTGAAGAAAGGAGGCAATGGGACCTCCACTGGGAGGAACGGCACTGGgtctgccaccaccactgccaccaccgctGCTGCCACTGCTGCCTCCCCGCCACCGCAGCCCCACCCTCTGCCCCCCGAGCCTGAGGTCCAGCGTGGGGAAGATGTGGGGGCCCTGGACTGTGGCTCACCCACTTCCTCCACCCCCTACTTCACGGGCCTGGAGCTCCCAGGGGAGCTGAAGTTGGACGCACCCTACAACTTCAACCACCCTTTCTCCATCAACAACCTGATGTCGGAACAGACACCAGCGCCTCCCAAACTGGACGTGGGGTTTGGGAGCTATGGGGCTGAAGGTGGGGAACCCGGGGTCTACTACCAGGGGCTCTATTCCCGGTCTCTGCTTAATGCATCCTAG